A single region of the Salarchaeum japonicum genome encodes:
- the dpsA gene encoding DNA starvation/stationary phase protection protein DpsA — protein sequence MSAPHLRHPGEDALRQEWGTVGENALRLDTAATERLVDALNDDLSGLYILFNQLRKQYWTLRGRDVGQVVEFLEDAADRLAELTDELAIRVVALGGVPVNGPKGIREHAPLRIEAGDVYDLRSSLSNDLDGYATLAVQFRDHITLADDLGDEATSDVLRDHIETIEADAHDIEKFLADDTLVRQP from the coding sequence ATGAGCGCGCCCCACCTCCGGCACCCCGGCGAGGACGCGCTCCGCCAGGAGTGGGGGACGGTCGGGGAGAACGCGCTCCGCCTCGACACCGCCGCGACCGAGCGGCTGGTGGACGCCCTGAACGACGACCTCTCCGGGCTGTACATCCTGTTCAACCAACTCCGCAAGCAGTACTGGACGCTCCGCGGCCGGGATGTCGGCCAGGTCGTGGAGTTCCTCGAAGACGCGGCCGACCGGCTCGCGGAACTGACGGACGAACTCGCCATCCGCGTCGTCGCGCTCGGCGGCGTGCCCGTGAACGGCCCGAAGGGTATCCGGGAGCACGCGCCGCTCCGCATCGAGGCGGGCGACGTGTACGACCTCCGGTCGTCGCTCTCGAACGACCTCGACGGGTACGCGACGCTCGCGGTGCAGTTCCGCGACCACATCACGCTCGCGGACGACCTGGGTGACGAAGCGACGTCGGACGTGTTGCGCGACCACATCGAGACTATCGAGGCGGACGCGCACGACATCGAGAAGTTCCTCGCGGACGACACGCTCGTCCGCCAGCCGTAA
- the dpsA gene encoding DNA starvation/stationary phase protection protein DpsA — MSNPQTGRLVQPLDGATVQQEWGTVEENPLRLDRDDAAHVVEALNADHAGAFNLFYLLRKHYWMAAGAEHEQVADVLEDGYERARDLNDALAERITELGGVPASTPPQIQECSPVHLEAEHRFDLRASLDGDLEAYATLAASMRDHVTLAKDVGDEATVELLQDELEALEAEAHEVEELLADDTLVEVSR; from the coding sequence ATGTCGAACCCGCAAACGGGTCGTCTCGTCCAGCCGCTCGACGGCGCGACCGTCCAGCAGGAGTGGGGGACGGTCGAGGAGAACCCGCTCCGCCTCGACCGCGACGACGCGGCGCACGTCGTGGAAGCGTTGAACGCCGACCACGCCGGCGCGTTCAACCTCTTCTACCTCCTGCGCAAGCACTACTGGATGGCCGCCGGCGCGGAACACGAACAGGTCGCGGACGTGCTCGAAGACGGCTACGAGCGGGCGCGCGACCTGAACGACGCCCTCGCGGAACGCATCACCGAACTCGGCGGCGTCCCGGCGAGCACACCGCCCCAGATTCAGGAGTGCTCGCCCGTGCACCTGGAGGCCGAACACCGCTTCGACCTCCGCGCGTCCCTCGACGGCGACCTGGAGGCGTACGCGACGCTCGCCGCGAGCATGCGCGACCACGTGACGCTCGCGAAGGACGTGGGCGACGAGGCGACCGTCGAACTCCTGCAGGACGAACTGGAAGCCCTCGAAGCGGAGGCGCACGAGGTCGAGGAACTGCTCGCGGACGACACGCTCGTGGAGGTGTCGCGATGA
- the dpsA gene encoding DNA starvation/stationary phase protection protein DpsA, translating to MSTQETVRRAAGTVEENAVRIETAKAEQIIEALNVDLAATYVLYHQLRKHHWNVEGAEFNDLHEFLGERAEEAEDAADELAERAQALGGVPVSGPANLEAHAPVEFEGEDVYDIRTSLEHDREMYGDIIETVREHVGLAEDLEDYATSELLRGILEDLEDAAHEVDHYLEDDTLVRTN from the coding sequence ATGAGCACTCAGGAAACCGTTCGTCGAGCAGCCGGAACCGTCGAGGAGAACGCCGTCCGCATCGAGACCGCGAAGGCCGAGCAGATAATCGAAGCGCTGAACGTCGACCTCGCCGCGACGTACGTCCTCTACCACCAGCTCCGCAAGCACCACTGGAACGTCGAGGGCGCGGAGTTCAACGACCTCCACGAGTTCCTCGGCGAGCGCGCGGAGGAAGCGGAGGACGCCGCGGACGAACTCGCCGAACGCGCGCAGGCGCTCGGCGGCGTCCCCGTCAGCGGCCCCGCGAACCTCGAAGCCCACGCGCCCGTCGAGTTCGAGGGCGAGGACGTCTACGACATCCGCACCTCGCTCGAACACGACCGCGAGATGTACGGCGACATCATCGAGACCGTGCGCGAACACGTCGGCCTCGCGGAAGACCTGGAGGACTACGCGACCAGCGAACTCCTCCGTGGCATCCTCGAAGACCTCGAAGACGCCGCGCACGAGGTCGACCACTACCTCGAAGACGACACGCTCGTCCGCACGAACTAA